Proteins encoded in a region of the Bactrocera tryoni isolate S06 chromosome 4, CSIRO_BtryS06_freeze2, whole genome shotgun sequence genome:
- the LOC120775428 gene encoding delta(3,5)-Delta(2,4)-dienoyl-CoA isomerase, mitochondrial → MALRAFGNKYFSSLALRAAVITKVDRNMSSSILHKHDGDLKYHTLNITTPKQFVYHVELNRPKQLNAFNKDLFVEIKNCFESLSTNPDCRVVVLSGLGKHFSAGLDLVDGMKLSQELGAVDDVARKGALLEHTIKLYQDSISSLEMCPKPIITAVHSGCIGAGVDLITAADIRYCSEDAFFSIKEVDIGMAADVGVLQRLPKVVGNESLARELAYTARRFGAAEAHSFGLVSKVYPSKEACVEGALELAVIIAEKSPVAVQATKTNIIYSKPRPNQDGLDHIRQTNKLNLQSEDFANAAVAALTKEQPTFSKL, encoded by the exons ATGGCATTAAGAgcatttggaaataaatatttttcgtctCTCG ctttAAGGGCTGCAGTTATCACAAAAGTGGATCGCAACATGAGTAGTAGCATTTTGCATAAACATGATGGTGATTTGAAATATCATACACTAAACATCACTACACCAAAACAATTTGTTTACCATGTCGAGCTTAATCGACCCAAACAATTAAATGCTTTCAATAAGGACCTGTTTGT tgaaattaaaaactgttttgagAGCCTTAGCACCAATCCTGACTGCCGCGTAGTTGTTTTATCAGGCTTAGGAAAACACTTTTCTGCAGGACTTGATTTAGTCGATGGTATGAAGTTGAGTCAAGAATTAGGTGCGGTTGATGATGTTGCACGCAAAGGTGCTTTGCTAGAACACACAATTAAACTATATCAAGATTCCATATCATCCTTGGAAATGTGCCCGAAGCCTATTATAACAGCTGTACATTCTGGATGCATCGGCGCGGGAGTTGACCTTATAACTGCTGCAGATATACGTTATTGTAGTGAAGATGCATTTTTCTCCATTAAAGAAGTTGACATTGGTATGGCCGCAGATGTAGGTGTATTGCAACGACTACCAAAAGTCGTGGGGAATGAATCATTGGCGAGGGAACTTGCTTATACTGCGAGACGTTTTGGCGCTGCCGAAGCGCATAGCTTCGGTTTGGTTAGCAAAGTTTACCCTTCCAAGGAAGCTTGTGTTGAGGGTGCGTTGGAATTGGCAGTAATCATCGCTGAGAAAAGCCCAGTTGCAGTGCAGGCTACAAAAACTAATATAATTTACTCAAAGCCAAGACCAAATCAGGATGGTTTAGATCATATT CGACAAACGAATAAGTTAAACTTGCAATCCGAAGATTTCGCGAATGCCGCTGTAGCAGCATTAACCAAGGAACAaccaacattttcaaaattgtaa
- the LOC120775427 gene encoding transcriptional adapter 1-like, producing MSDLSDKVIAAKTALFSALGENAHKYLANMKLWFRYKWSKEEFDSESRKFLTSDKMHLHNQFLIAILNKIDAFQTPEKSALLFASHNNSGPAGSTTGTASGGSSSSRSRKRKRSSRAVSDRVTFEPYDFLDFIVEDNLECIKPTAGTDANVQILPTQRYCVQELFLPDAGFVLGRFLIGAWEVGLTNVEDNVAEYVAMAVQVLLKNLISAIIMNRKHYKVTGDGSFYYDVGAPLKDPSLRNTVTRQKIDDGPLELDKEITSPNFMRRSNEDGVFLSACEEIEPQRREIITLKDAQRAFNDHNLIASHSVYSINMERLTQMLH from the exons ATGAGTGATTTAAGCGATAAAGTCATTGCGGCGAAAACAGCGTTATTTAGCGCTTTGGGTGAAAacgcacataaatatttggcaAACATGAAGTTGTGGTTTCGTTATAAATGGTCCAAAGAAGAATTTGACAGTGAATCAAGAAAATTTCTTACTTCCGATAAAATGCACTTACACAATCAATTTCTAATTGCTATACTAAACAAAATCGATGCATTTCAAACTCCAGAAAAGTCAGCGTTACTTTTCGCATCGCACAACAATAGTGGTCCTGCGGGCAGTACAACTGGCACCGCTAGTGGTGGTAGTAGCAGCAGTCGTAGCCGCAAACGCAAAAGAAGTTCACGAGCGGTCAGTGATCGTGTTACTTTCGAACCATACGATTTTCTTGACTTCATAGTGGAAGACAATTTAGAATGTATTAAACCCACAGCGGGAACCGATGCTAATGTCCAAATATTGCCTACACAGCGTTATTGCGTACAGGAACTGTTTTTGCCTGATGCGGGCTTTGTGCTGGGTCGCTTTCTAATTGGTGCTTGGGAAGTGGGATTAACTAATGTCGAAGACAATGTGGCCGAGTATGTGGCAATGGCGGTGCAGGTGCTCTTAAAAAATCTCATATCGGCGATTATAATGAATCGTAAACATTATAAAGTAACCGGCGATGGTTCGTTTTACTATGATGTTGGTGCACCATTAAAAGATCCTTCTCTGCGGAATACAGTTACGAGACAAAAAATTGATGATGGACCATTAGAGCTTGATAAAGAAATTACTTCACCGAATTTTATGCGTCGTTCAAATGAAGATGGAGTTTTCTTATCAGCTTGTGAAGAAAT TGAGCCACAAAGACGTGAAATAATAACATTGAAGGATGCGCAGCGTGCTTTCAACGATCACAATCTTATTGCATCACACTCCGTATATTCTATTAATATGGAGCGACTTACGCAAATGTTACACTAA
- the LOC120775136 gene encoding dynein assembly factor 5, axonemal: protein MSLNMEEVCKNLQSGERRTKLSALNLLQDHCEKASYAQLHGIFDEIYLHLLKCYSDRFESVREKAVQTATEFVNKLPPNDFHLMNIVSTLVERMGQQETLESSEEIRLLYIQQLLTLIQKYTVTGNKRSLQECYNEIVSVLTKALRDAYPAVQRESCACVVALMNAADTIAIQPFIEKFTKPLYGMLNHKHSLARISAVEAIGRLALHVDPKNDTLSQLIMEVSPLLMDSMPLVRRECGQLGILLALELRDRYSFFDRITPFILCCLKDDSPEVVDFIRPQWIKCGKQYFDENEEELSKQEIGDLPVKNYPPDTERPTIGCRAIVQRSLRLLSLITRESNDWKVNVRLHSLKLLYQFVLHAEATMTAKFFEIYGDVARACRDPEAIVSSEAMKVADLMGRLFSYDDWIEHGFDGLVKNTKEEYLKCFYHMFAASLGSKIDDIIRVSEMLINSEFSQTLKPEVQLYVLKLVETILSKSDEVGDQFENNKNEKLVLNLYVATIKVMALSFDSEQTNVVELQDLGQHILTKLAERQKITVAALHENYFISALNYVENLDASLDDLTEPIILLNGLINIAKLRATYLQNLQEKIILVWENCDDSAKVKIFTSISLVMLHWTETINRQLCESTELLTNFVTSVIERHLLWHAGANAEAMRSMAMATLCAMSQGAVEESRVVLPACVGKYLPSLLEDRSVATRHYSVKCLFNFGEVDVEQLKPIAYATLQRLDDPSAGIRELAAMVIPKLSPKFNKSKDEKEVFEHEIWETFIRKALDMMFLHYEGPEVRLQTSIKASINLLAEKYPEICKDSYKRTVAMSYNSLSLRELQSELPLLI, encoded by the exons ATGTCTTTAAACATGGAGGAAGTGTGTAAGAATCTCCAGTCGGGTGAACGCCGAACCAAGCTTTCAGCTTTGAATCTCCTACAAGATCATTGTGAAAAGGCATCTTATGCACAATTGCATGGTATATTCGATGAGATCTACTTACATTTGCTAAAATGTTATTCCGATCGTTTCGAAAGTGTGCGCGAAAAAGCAGTGCAAACGGCAACcgaatttgtaaacaaattgcCTCCAAATGACTTTCATTTAATGAATATCGTCTCAACCTTGGTGGAGCGTATGGGACAACAGGAAACCTTAGAGTCAAGTGAGGAAATTCGTTTGCTATATATACAACAATTGTTGACACTAATACAAAAGTATACGGTCACGGGAAATAAGCGATCACTCCAAGAATGTTATAATGAAATTGTTTCCGTTTTGACGAAAGCCTTGCGGGACGCTTACCCTGCGGTACAAAGAGAATCGTGTGCATGTGTGGTAGCGTTGATGAACGCTGCCGACACAATAGCAATACAaccatttattgaaaaatttaccaAACCACTTTATGGCATGCTAAATCATAAACATTCGTTAGCCCGTATATCAGCTGTAGAAGCTATTGGTCGATTGGCGTTACATGTAGATCCGAAGAATGACACTTTATCTCAATTGATTATGGAAGTGTCGCCGTTGTTGATGGATTCAATGCCACTGGTTCGTCGCGAATGTGGTCAACTAGGCATATTGCTAGCTTTGGAATTAAGAGACCGGTACTCATTTTTCGATCGCATTACACCATTTATATTATGTTG TTTAAAAGATGATTCACCTGAAGTGGTAGATTTTATACGTCCACAATGGATTAAATGTGGCAAgcaatattttgatgaaaatgaGGAGGAACTAAGCAAACAAGAAATAGGCGATTTACCTGTGAAAAACTATCCACCCGACACTGAACGCCCAACAATTGGTTGTCGAGCAATAGTGCAACGTTCACTACGCTTATTAAGTTTAATCACGCGCGAATCGAACGACTGGAAAGTGAATGTGCGCCTTCATTCTCTTAAGTTGCTCTATCAGTTCGTACTACATGCGGAGGCAACAATGactgcaaaatttttcgaaatttatggTGATGTTGCACGTGCCTGCCGCGATCCTGAGGCTATTGTGTCTAGTGAGGCAATGAAAGTTGCCGATTTAATGGGTCGATTATTTTCTTATGACGATTGGATCGAACATGGATTCGATGGGTTGGTAAAAAATACTAAAGAGGAATACTTGAAATGTTTTTATCACATGTTTGCTGCCAGCCTAGGCAGCAAGATCGATGATATTATTCGTGTTTCTGAAATGTTGATTAATAGTGAGTTTTCACAGACGCTCAAACCAGAAGTTCAATTGTATGTACTGAAATTGGTTGAAACTATACTATCGAAATCAGATGAAGTCGGAGATCAGTTCGaaaataataagaatgaaaAACTCGTTTTAAACTTATATGTAGCGACTATTAAAGTTATGGCTCTGTCATTTGACTCCGAGCAAACGAATGTTGTAGAACTGCAAGATTTAGGCCAACATATACTGACTAAACTAGCAGAACGCCAAAAAATCACTGTGGCCGCTCTACacgaaaactattttattagcGCATTGAATTATGTGGAGAATCTGGATGCGTCACTGGATGATTTGACCGAGCCTATTATACTGTTAAACGGTTTGATCAATATAGCTAAATTGCGGGCAACATATCTGCaaaatttgcaagaaaaaataattttagtctGGGAGAATTGTGATGATTCTGCTAAAGTGAAGATTTTCACTAGCATATCTCTTGTTATGCTACATTGGACTGAAACTATTAATCGACAACTGTGTGAAAGTACAGAACTCTTAACGAATTTCGTAACATCGGTAATAGAACGACATTTGCTTTGGCATGCCGGTGCAAATGCAGAAGCAATGCGCTCGATGGCAATGGCTACATTATGCGCTATGTCGCAAGGGGCTGTTGAAGAATCTCGTGTTGTGTTGCCAGCATGCGTTGGTAAGTATCTTCCTAGTTTACTAGAAGATCGTTCGGTCGCAACGCGTCACTACTCAGTAAAGTGCCTCTTCAACTTTGGTGAAGTTGATGTGGAACAATTGAAACCAATTGCTTacg CTACCTTGCAGCGATTGGATGATCCATCTGCTGGTATACGTGAATTAGCTGCGATGGTCATACCAAAATTAAgcccaaaatttaataaaagtaaagaCGAGAAGGAAGTTTTTGAACACGAAATTTGGGAAACATTCATTAGAAAAGCGTTAGATATGATGTTTTTGCACTACGAAGGACCAGAAGTCCGCTTACAAACGTCCATAAAGG cGTCTATCAATTTGCTTGCCGAAAAATATCCTGAAATATGCAAAGACAGTTATAAGCGTACTGTGGCCATGTCGTATAATAGCTTAAGCCTGCGGGAATTGCAATCGGAGCTACCACTTCTAATATAA
- the LOC120775137 gene encoding 28S ribosomal protein S14, mitochondrial, with product MNQLTHKLGSFVCQSVQIAGCGLQQVRTKYADWRMIRDVKRRKCVAENAKERLRVNALRKNDILPVELREIADAEIAAFPRDSCLVRVRERCALTSRSRGIVHRYRLSRIVWRHLADYNKLSGVQRAMW from the exons ATGAATCAATTGACCCACAAACTCGGAAGTTTTGTTTGCCAAAGTGTACAAATAGCTGGCTGTGGC CTCCAGCAAGTGCGCACCAAATATGCAGATTGGCGTATGATACGCGATGTAAAACGGCGAAAATGTGTGGCTGAAAATGCCAAGGAGCGACTACGAGTAAATGCTCTGCGCAAGAATGATATCCTACCTGTGGAATTACGCGAAATAGCTGACGCTGAGATAGCTGCCTTTCCTCGAGATTCATGCTTGGTGCGTGTACGTGAGCGTTGCGCACTTACTTCACGTTCTCGAGGTATTGTACACAGATACCGTCTAAGTCGTATTGTATGGAGGCACCTGGCAGATTATAATAAATTGTCGGGCGTTCAACGCGCCATGTGGTAA
- the LOC120774170 gene encoding N-alpha-acetyltransferase 16, NatA auxiliary subunit — protein MPSSDPLPPKESALFRKLLKCYEMKQYKNGLKLAKQILSNPKYAEHGETLAMKGLTLNGLGRREEAYKYVRLGLRRDLRSHVCWHVYGLLQRSDKKYDEAIKCYRNALKWEKDNLQILKDLSLLQIQMRDLEGYKETRHHLFTLRPSQHASWIGFAMSYHLIGDLEMANSILETFSQSQASIETHDYRHSELLLYQNQILVEAGNLQRALEHLKQYESQIVDKLAVQESIGDLYIKLGQPELAVPIFEELIHRNPENTLYYSQYFAAREFTEAADKLTAFKKFEEIYPRAMCPKRLPLDVASGDAFRSALDSYLRRGLRKGVPPLFVNVRVLHRVPEKASIIEQLALQYYENLTRSGHFSREDADANLPVEPASALVWTALFLAQHYDYKRDTEHALEYVNAAIDHTPTLIELFMTKGRIYKHAGDPVEAYMWMDEAQSMDTADRYINSKCAKYMLRANMVKEAEEICSKFTREGVTAMENLNEMQCMWFQTECALAYQRMGRWGDALKKCHEVDRHFSEIIEDQFDFHTYCMRKMTLRAYIGLLRLEDVLRRHPFYFKAAKCAIEVYIRLYDKPLKSEETIEEIDSENLPPSELKKLRSKQRKAKKKAELENAQAAQAQVKREQHQKSKQQANQEADPEAPQLDELIPEKLERPDDPLEKAIEFLKPLQQLAKDRIETHLLAFEIYCRKNKILLMLQSIRRAMAIDATHSSVHACIARLAQALPKLTADQELNESIKIVIDKATKELIGTKSVQQLNEEFVAQKDASIMHLYEGARIMYELEPSKRDTAINLITSYDLNKVKLEEATKIYEALRDGVFGDCDAELSLYRAKCQQRFKYARLFKDIVDAPNAVSTEDNHVDEKTKPNAISADVKTADL, from the exons ATGCCTTCCAGCGATCCACTGCCGCCCAAAGAGAGTGCGCTCTTCAGGAAGCTGCTG AAATGCTACGAAATGAAGCAGtacaaaaatggtttgaaactTGCAAAGCAGATTCTATCAAACCCCAAATATGCAGAACATGGTGAAACGTTGGCGATGAAAGGTTTAACACTTAACGGTCTAGGACGCCGAGAGGAGGCGTACAAATATGTACGTTTGGGACTGCGGAGAGATCTACGTTCCCACGTTTGCTGGCATGTATACGGTTTACTGCAGCGCAGTGATAAAAAGTATGATGAGGCAATTAAATGTTATCGTAATGCATTGAAATGGGAAAAGGATAATCTGCAAATCCTCAAGGATCTGTCGCTGCTGCAGATACAAATGCGTGATTTAGAAGGTTATAAGGAAACCCGCCATCATTTATTTACGCTGAGACCTTCGCAACACGCTAGTTGGATTGGTTTTGCTATGAGTTATCATTTAATTGGAGATCTCGAAATGGCCAATAGTATATTGGAAACCTTCAGCCAATCACAGGCATCAATA GAAACACATGACTATCGCCATTCAGAACTTTTATTGTATCAAAACCAAATCCTAGTAGAAGCCGGTAATCTTCAGCGCGCACTCGAACATTTAAAACAATACGAGAGTCAAATTGTTGATAAGCTGGCGGTGCAAGAGTCAATTGGCGATCTGTATATTAAACTCGGACAACCCGAATTAGCAGTACCTATCTTTGAGGAGTTGATTCATCGGAATCCCGAGAACACACTGTACTATTCGCAATATTTTGCGGCTCGTGAATTCACGGAAGCCGCAGATAAGTTGActgctttcaaaaaatttgaagaaatttaccCGCGAGCCATGTGTCCTAAACGTTTGCCATTGGATGTGGCAAGTGGCGATGCATTTAGGTCGGCACTTGATTCTTATCTACGTCGTGGTTTGCGTAAAGGCGTACCGCCATTGTTCGTGAATGTTCGTGTTTTGCATCGTGTGCCAGAAAAGGCATCAATTATCGAACAACTAGCCTTacaatattatgaaaatttgacACGTTCTGGGCACTTTTCGAGAGAAGATGCCGATGCAAATCTACCTGTGGAACCGGCGTCAGCACTGGTTTGGACTGCTTTGTTTTTGGCACAACATTACGATTACAAACGCGACACGGAACATGCCCTAGAATACGTTAACGCGGCTATTGACCATACACCCACGCTCATTGAGTTATTCATGACCAAGGGACGTATTTACAAGCACGCTGGCGATCCCGTGGAAGCCTATATGTGGATGGATGAAGCGCAAAGTATGGATACGGCTGATCG TTACATCAACTCAAAATGCGCCAAATATATGCTGCGCGCCAATATGGTTAAGGAGGCTGAAGAGATTTGTTCGAAATTCACACGTGAGGGAGTTACTGCCATGGAGAACTTGAATGAAATGCAATGCATGTGGTTCCAAACGGAATGTGCACTGGCTTACCAGCGCATGGGACGTTGGGGTGACGCCTTGAAGAAGTGTCACGAAGTAGACCGTCACTTTTCGGAAATTATAGAAGATCAGTTCGACTTCCATACATACTGTATGCGCAAGATGACGTTACGTGCGTATATTGGACTATTGCGACTAGAAGATGTGTTACGTCGTCATCCTTTCTATTTCAAAGCGGCAAAATGTGCCATAGAG GTCTACATACGCTTATACGACAAACCACTTAAATCGGAAGAAACCATTGAAGAAATCGATTCGG AAAATCTTCCGCCATCGGAGCTTAAGAAGTTGCGCAGCAAGCAGCGCAAAGCCAAGAAGAAAGCCGAACTGGAAAACGCACAAGCGGCACAAGCGCAAGTCAAGCGCGAGCAACATCAGAAATCCAAGCAGCAAGCAAATCAAGAAGCCGATCCAGAAGCGCCGCAATTGGATGAGCTCATACCAGAGAAGCTAGAGCGACCGGATGATCCACTCGAAAAGGCTATTGAATTCCTGAAACCGTTACAACAATTGGCCAAAGATCGTATTGAAACGCATTTATTGGCATTCGAGATATACTGCCGCAAGAACAAGATTCTCTTAATGTTGCAATCCATTAGACGTGCTATGGCAATCGATGCGACGCATTCATCGGTACACGCTTGCATAGCTAGGCTAGCGCAGGCATTGCCCAAGCTGACAGCTGACCAAGAGTTGAATGAGAGCATTAAAATTGTCATAGACAAGGCCACCAAAGAACTGATAGGTACAAAGAGTGTACAACAACTGAACGAAGAGTTTGTGGCGCAAAAAGATGCTTCCATAATGCATCTCTACGAAGGCGCACGCATCATGTATGAACTGGAGCCAAGTAAACGGGATACCGCCATCAATTTGATTACCTCATACGACTTAAATAAAGTTAAACTGGAA gAAGCCACGAAAATCTACGAAGCGCTGCGTGACGGTGTTTTCGGCGATTGCGATGCGGAATTGAGTCTATACCGTGCTAAGTGTCAGCAACGTTTCAAGTATGCACGTCTTTTCAAGGACATTGTGGACGCACCAAACGCCGTTTCCACTGAGGATAATCATGTGGATGAGAAAACAAAACCGAATGCTATATCTGCTGATGTGAAGACTGCGGATTTGTAA